Proteins encoded together in one Thermoanaerobaculia bacterium window:
- a CDS encoding cyclase family protein: MIFVDLSHTIAAGMLTYPGLPAPEISEHLGREESRSRYAPGTEFQIGRIAMVGNTGTYLDSPFHRYAGAADLSDLPLDRIADLPGIVVRARGRTAIGPGVFDGIEIRGQAVLIHTGWDRHWGTPAYLDSGAHPHVTGEAAARLAEGEPALVGIDSLNIDRIEGGERPAHSALLARGIPIVEHLTGLGALPDSGFRFFAVPPRVRRFGTFPVRAFALLPG, from the coding sequence GTGATCTTCGTCGACCTCTCCCACACGATCGCTGCGGGGATGCTCACTTACCCGGGCCTGCCGGCGCCCGAGATCTCGGAGCATCTCGGCCGCGAGGAGTCGCGCTCGCGCTACGCGCCGGGCACCGAGTTCCAGATCGGACGAATCGCGATGGTCGGCAACACGGGAACGTACCTGGATTCCCCTTTCCACCGCTATGCGGGAGCCGCGGACCTTTCCGATCTCCCGCTGGACCGGATCGCGGATCTGCCCGGAATCGTCGTTCGCGCGCGGGGAAGGACCGCGATCGGGCCCGGCGTCTTCGACGGAATCGAGATCCGCGGCCAGGCGGTTCTGATCCACACGGGCTGGGACCGGCACTGGGGAACTCCCGCCTATCTCGACTCCGGCGCGCACCCGCACGTGACCGGCGAAGCCGCGGCGCGCCTGGCGGAAGGCGAGCCCGCGCTCGTCGGAATCGACTCCCTGAACATCGATCGGATCGAAGGAGGCGAGAGGCCCGCGCACTCGGCGCTCCTTGCCCGGGGCATTCCGATCGTCGAGCACCTGACGGGGCTCGGCGCCCTTCCCGATTCCGGCTTCCGCTTCTTCGCCGTCCCCCCCCGGGTGCGGCGGTTCGGCACGTTCCCGGTGCGCGCCTTCGCGCTCCTGCCGGGCTAG
- the lepA gene encoding translation elongation factor 4, with product MTDPKLIRNFSIVAHIDHGKTTLSDRILQLCGAVSEREMGEQMLDDMELEQERGITIKARSVTLRYPARDGKTYTFNLIDTPGHVDFSYEVSRSLAACEGAVLVVDATQGVEAQTLANAYLAIHNNLEIVPIINKIDLPSAEPEKAKEQIEQVVGLPAHDAVLVSAKQGTGVAEVLERIVERIPPPKGDPKAPLKALLFDSWYDPYRGVTSLVRVLDGTLAAGKKIRFMNTGQEVEVEEVGIFSPKAERVDALSVGEVGFLWANIKDLHSTKIGDTITDARHPTAEPLPGFEEAKPMVFSGLFPTDADDYPALRDAMEKLRLNDASFSWEPETSSALGFGFRCGFLGLLHMDIVQERLEREFNLDLITTAPSVGYRVRTTSGDVIEVDNPAKLPPPQNIERIDEPYISATIITRDDFLGGLLKLCEERRGTQKSMEYLSANRVVLTYDFPLNEIVLDFYDKLKSLSKGYASFDYQLAGYREGKLAKLDILVNGEPVDALSLIVHAEEAPLKGRELARKMKEIIPRQMFEVAIQAAIGAKIVARETISPMRKNVLAKCYGGDITRKRKLLEKQKEGKKRMKRVGRVDIPQEAFLAVLKVD from the coding sequence ATGACGGACCCGAAGCTCATCCGCAACTTCTCGATCGTGGCGCACATCGACCACGGCAAGACGACGCTGTCGGACCGCATCCTCCAGCTCTGCGGCGCCGTCTCGGAACGCGAGATGGGCGAACAGATGCTCGACGACATGGAGCTCGAGCAGGAGCGCGGCATCACGATCAAGGCGCGCTCCGTCACGCTCCGCTATCCCGCGCGCGACGGCAAGACCTATACGTTCAACCTGATCGACACTCCCGGGCACGTCGATTTCTCCTACGAAGTCTCCCGCTCGCTCGCCGCGTGCGAGGGCGCGGTGCTCGTCGTCGACGCGACCCAGGGCGTCGAGGCGCAGACGCTCGCCAACGCGTATCTCGCGATCCACAACAATCTCGAAATCGTCCCGATCATCAACAAGATTGATCTGCCGTCGGCCGAACCCGAGAAGGCGAAGGAGCAGATCGAGCAGGTCGTGGGTCTCCCGGCGCACGACGCGGTCCTCGTCTCGGCCAAGCAGGGCACGGGGGTGGCCGAGGTCCTCGAACGCATCGTCGAGCGGATCCCGCCGCCGAAGGGGGACCCGAAGGCTCCGCTGAAAGCGCTGCTCTTCGACTCCTGGTACGACCCCTACCGCGGCGTCACTTCTCTCGTTCGCGTCCTCGACGGGACCCTCGCGGCCGGGAAGAAGATCCGGTTCATGAACACCGGCCAGGAAGTCGAGGTCGAGGAGGTCGGCATCTTTTCTCCGAAGGCCGAGAGGGTCGACGCGCTCTCCGTGGGAGAAGTCGGGTTCCTTTGGGCGAACATCAAGGACCTGCATTCCACGAAGATCGGAGACACGATCACCGACGCCCGTCACCCCACGGCGGAGCCGCTTCCCGGATTCGAGGAAGCCAAGCCGATGGTCTTCTCGGGCCTCTTCCCGACCGATGCCGACGACTACCCGGCTCTCCGAGACGCGATGGAGAAGCTGCGCCTGAACGACGCGTCGTTCTCGTGGGAACCGGAAACCTCGTCCGCCCTCGGGTTCGGATTCCGCTGCGGTTTCCTCGGGCTCCTCCACATGGACATCGTCCAGGAGCGTCTGGAGCGCGAGTTCAACCTCGACCTCATCACGACCGCGCCGTCGGTCGGCTACCGCGTGCGGACGACGTCGGGCGACGTGATCGAGGTCGACAATCCGGCGAAGCTTCCGCCGCCGCAGAACATCGAGCGGATCGACGAGCCGTACATCAGCGCGACGATCATCACGCGCGACGACTTCCTCGGGGGGCTGCTGAAGCTCTGCGAGGAGCGGCGCGGGACGCAGAAGTCGATGGAGTACCTCTCGGCCAACCGCGTCGTCCTGACCTACGACTTCCCGCTGAACGAGATCGTCCTCGACTTCTACGACAAGCTGAAGTCGCTCTCGAAGGGGTACGCCTCCTTCGACTACCAGCTCGCCGGCTATCGCGAGGGGAAGCTCGCGAAGCTCGACATCCTCGTCAACGGTGAGCCGGTCGACGCCCTGTCCCTGATCGTCCACGCCGAAGAGGCGCCGCTCAAGGGGCGCGAGCTCGCCCGCAAGATGAAGGAAATCATCCCCCGCCAGATGTTCGAGGTCGCCATCCAGGCGGCCATCGGCGCGAAGATCGTCGCCCGCGAGACCATCTCGCCGATGCGCAAGAACGTGCTCGCCAAGTGCTACGGCGGCGACATCACCCGGAAGCGCAAGCTCCTGGAGAAGCAGAAAGAGGGAAAGAAGCGGATGAAGCGGGTCGGGCGTGTCGACATCCCCCAGGAAGCGTTCCTCGCCGTGCTCAAGGTCGACTGA
- a CDS encoding alpha/beta hydrolase produces MPEMPPFEQLIRMEIVHRVRGMDAVSVERNRTYASPGGEPLAMDVYRPGGAPAGRHPLVLLVHGGPIPKLGAKNMGVFTSYGRLLAASGLVGVAFDHRFLAPDRLPDAADDVAAALAHVREQADDLGIDRDRVAVWVFSGGGPLLSLALKGAPAHVRAIVAFYAALDIREKAPGASPSITDDMRREFSPAHHVRAEKGRTAPILVARAGLDHPFMNASIDRFVSEALAANAEIDVMNHPRGRHGFDFLDDDARSREIIARTVEFLKARLR; encoded by the coding sequence ATGCCCGAGATGCCGCCGTTCGAGCAGCTGATCCGGATGGAGATCGTCCATCGGGTCCGCGGTATGGACGCGGTCTCCGTCGAGCGGAACCGGACTTACGCCTCCCCCGGAGGCGAGCCGCTGGCGATGGACGTCTATCGCCCGGGCGGCGCGCCGGCGGGCCGGCATCCCCTCGTCCTGTTGGTCCACGGCGGACCGATCCCGAAGCTCGGAGCGAAGAACATGGGGGTCTTCACGTCGTACGGGCGCTTGCTCGCGGCATCGGGGCTGGTCGGCGTCGCCTTCGACCACCGGTTCCTCGCGCCCGATCGCCTGCCGGACGCGGCCGACGACGTCGCCGCCGCTCTCGCGCACGTTCGAGAGCAGGCCGACGACCTCGGAATCGACCGGGATCGCGTCGCGGTGTGGGTTTTCTCCGGAGGCGGGCCGCTCCTCTCCCTCGCGCTGAAGGGTGCGCCGGCCCACGTCCGCGCGATCGTCGCGTTCTATGCGGCGCTCGACATCCGGGAGAAGGCGCCGGGGGCTTCGCCTTCGATCACCGACGACATGCGGCGGGAATTCTCCCCGGCTCATCACGTGCGGGCGGAGAAGGGCCGCACGGCGCCGATCCTCGTGGCCCGCGCGGGCCTCGATCATCCGTTCATGAACGCGTCGATCGACCGGTTCGTCTCGGAGGCGCTCGCGGCCAACGCGGAGATCGACGTCATGAACCATCCCCGCGGCCGGCACGGATTCGATTTCCTCGACGACGATGCCCGTTCGCGCGAGATCATCGCGAGGACGGTCGAGTTCCTGAAAGCCCGGCTCCGATGA
- a CDS encoding helix-turn-helix domain-containing protein: MHRRSRPAPAAGLRRPTQARSRATFDRLMTAAAELLAERRFEEASVAEIVERAGSSVGAFYARFRSKEGLLHELDERLFEAGRASWKEFLADARWRRAGAGEILDAVVDRLVEKRRERHGLLRALALYVRSNPESAFARRSARLNRILVERLTALLETRRGQIGHPRPAEAIPFAIQIADSVTRDTIVFAESALAPRRADRALKAELSRVLRLHLAVKEK, from the coding sequence ATGCACCGAAGGTCCCGCCCCGCTCCCGCCGCCGGCCTCCGCCGCCCGACGCAGGCCCGCAGCCGCGCGACGTTCGATCGTCTGATGACCGCCGCGGCGGAGCTCCTCGCCGAGCGGCGATTCGAGGAGGCGAGCGTCGCCGAGATCGTCGAGCGCGCCGGCTCGTCGGTCGGCGCCTTCTACGCGCGCTTCCGAAGCAAGGAGGGACTCCTCCACGAGCTCGACGAGCGCCTTTTCGAGGCCGGCCGCGCCTCCTGGAAGGAATTCCTCGCCGATGCCCGCTGGCGGCGCGCCGGGGCCGGCGAGATCCTCGATGCCGTCGTCGACCGGCTCGTCGAAAAACGGCGGGAGCGCCACGGGCTGCTGCGGGCCCTCGCCCTGTACGTGCGTTCGAACCCGGAGTCGGCATTCGCCCGCCGGAGCGCGCGGCTCAACCGGATCCTGGTCGAGCGATTGACCGCGCTCCTCGAGACGCGCCGCGGCCAGATCGGCCATCCGCGCCCGGCGGAAGCGATTCCGTTCGCGATCCAGATCGCCGACAGCGTCACGCGCGACACGATCGTCTTCGCGGAGAGCGCGCTCGCCCCGAGGCGCGCCGACCGGGCCCTGAAAGCCGAGCTCTCGCGCGTCCTGCGTCTCCATCTCGCCGTGAAGGAGAAGTGA
- a CDS encoding pirin family protein has translation MENVRKIAGVVEPMETMDGAGVRLRRSIATPVLDYLDPFLLLDHFGSDDPDEYIAGFPMHPHRGIETVTYMLDGVVRHRDTMGHAGEVGPGDIQWMSAGGGLQHEEMPQIRKGRLEGFQLWVNLPAKLKMSRPSYQEAADRTIPEVAHGNAKIRVVAGKVGDVDGAIADIAANPTYLDVDLPGKELFEYPVPRGHAAFAYVFRGEAVIDGRPVAAPKLVVFADGDSVSIRAGAEGTRFLLVSGKPLNEPVARYGPFVMNTREEIGQALSDLRRGCFEWRG, from the coding sequence ATGGAAAACGTCAGGAAGATCGCCGGGGTGGTGGAGCCGATGGAGACGATGGACGGGGCCGGGGTCCGCCTGCGGCGGAGCATCGCGACGCCGGTGCTCGACTATCTCGACCCGTTCCTGCTCCTCGACCATTTCGGATCCGACGACCCGGACGAGTACATCGCGGGGTTCCCGATGCATCCGCATCGAGGGATCGAAACGGTGACCTACATGCTCGATGGCGTCGTGCGTCACCGCGACACGATGGGGCATGCGGGCGAGGTCGGCCCGGGAGACATCCAGTGGATGTCCGCCGGCGGCGGTCTCCAGCACGAGGAGATGCCGCAGATCCGGAAAGGGAGGCTCGAAGGCTTCCAGCTCTGGGTGAACCTTCCGGCGAAGCTCAAGATGTCCCGGCCCAGCTACCAGGAGGCCGCCGACCGCACGATCCCGGAGGTCGCCCATGGAAACGCGAAGATCCGCGTCGTCGCGGGGAAAGTGGGCGACGTCGACGGCGCGATCGCCGACATCGCGGCGAATCCGACGTATCTGGACGTCGACCTGCCGGGCAAGGAGCTCTTCGAATATCCCGTTCCCCGGGGACACGCGGCATTCGCGTACGTCTTCCGCGGAGAAGCGGTGATCGACGGACGTCCCGTCGCCGCGCCGAAACTCGTCGTCTTCGCCGACGGCGACTCGGTGTCGATTCGCGCGGGAGCGGAAGGGACGCGCTTCCTGCTGGTTTCGGGGAAGCCTCTGAACGAGCCGGTCGCGCGCTACGGGCCGTTCGTGATGAACACGCGCGAAGAGATCGGCCAGGCGCTGTCGGACCTCAGACGCGGCTGCTTCGAATGGCGAGGATGA
- a CDS encoding isoprenylcysteine carboxylmethyltransferase family protein: MARAHSEKDAVGAPVPPPAVLAVAILLGFLLNVWQPFPLPIPVIPARIAGGILLLGGFALGLAAARALAEGGSSPLPHRSSGALVAHGIYRWTRNPIYLSMAVLLAGIVVLARSGWHLLMLAIFLGIVNGTQVPREERYLEAKFGESYRAYARRTRRWF; the protein is encoded by the coding sequence ATGGCGAGAGCCCATTCTGAAAAGGACGCCGTCGGGGCGCCGGTGCCGCCGCCCGCCGTGCTCGCCGTCGCGATCCTCCTGGGATTCCTCCTCAACGTCTGGCAACCCTTCCCCCTGCCGATCCCGGTGATCCCGGCGCGCATCGCGGGCGGGATCCTGCTCCTCGGCGGTTTCGCGCTCGGTCTCGCGGCCGCCCGTGCCCTCGCGGAAGGGGGTTCCAGCCCGCTGCCGCATCGTTCCTCGGGCGCGCTGGTGGCCCACGGGATCTACCGGTGGACGCGCAACCCGATTTACCTCTCGATGGCGGTCTTGCTCGCGGGAATCGTCGTCCTCGCCCGGAGCGGATGGCACCTCTTGATGCTCGCGATCTTCCTGGGGATCGTCAACGGAACGCAGGTGCCGCGCGAGGAGCGCTACCTGGAAGCGAAGTTCGGCGAATCGTATCGGGCATATGCGCGTCGAACGCGCCGCTGGTTCTAG
- a CDS encoding DinB family protein, whose amino-acid sequence MKAAPAGRPAPSEYASYYEKYVSRVPEEDLAGALEADRAATLSLLRSIPEARAGHRYEPGKWSIREVFRHVVDTERVFGFRAFWFARNVGTPLPGFEQDDVMRSAPAATALADLAAEFDLVRRGHQRFFESLDPDAWSRSGIASGNPVSVRALAAIITGHSRHHTAVLEERYL is encoded by the coding sequence ATGAAAGCAGCCCCGGCCGGGCGACCGGCGCCGTCGGAATACGCCTCCTACTACGAGAAATACGTTTCGCGAGTGCCGGAAGAGGATCTGGCCGGCGCCCTCGAGGCCGACCGCGCGGCGACTTTGTCTCTTCTCCGCTCGATTCCCGAGGCGCGCGCCGGGCACCGCTACGAACCGGGAAAATGGTCGATCCGCGAGGTCTTCCGGCACGTCGTCGACACGGAACGGGTGTTCGGATTCCGAGCGTTCTGGTTCGCGCGAAACGTCGGAACTCCCCTTCCCGGTTTCGAGCAGGACGACGTGATGCGGAGCGCCCCGGCGGCGACCGCGCTCGCCGACCTCGCCGCGGAGTTCGATCTCGTGCGGCGCGGGCACCAGCGATTCTTCGAGTCTCTCGATCCGGATGCCTGGAGCCGTTCCGGGATCGCGAGCGGGAACCCGGTTTCCGTCCGGGCGCTCGCGGCGATCATCACCGGGCACTCCCGGCATCACACCGCGGTCCTCGAAGAACGCTACCTCTGA
- a CDS encoding DinB family protein: protein MRETAREYLARMERYLGDDDPFDVLRSTPRALRRLVAGAPRRRLTSGLAPGKWSAIEILSHLADVDLVWGYRIRKILEEPGARIQPMEQDRWVEECRYAEARADEALEAFAALRRAGEHGYFGRLTIRKIVRMLAGHDRNHAGQLRRILG from the coding sequence GTGAGGGAAACGGCGCGGGAGTACCTCGCGCGGATGGAGCGGTATCTCGGGGACGACGATCCCTTCGACGTCCTCCGGTCGACGCCGCGCGCTCTCCGCCGGCTCGTCGCGGGCGCGCCGCGGCGGCGGCTGACTTCCGGCCTCGCTCCGGGAAAATGGTCCGCGATCGAGATCCTGTCGCACCTCGCCGACGTCGACCTCGTGTGGGGCTACCGCATCCGCAAGATCCTGGAAGAGCCCGGAGCCCGGATCCAGCCGATGGAGCAGGACCGCTGGGTCGAGGAGTGCCGGTACGCCGAAGCGCGCGCGGACGAGGCGCTCGAGGCCTTCGCCGCGCTCCGCCGCGCCGGCGAGCACGGCTACTTCGGACGGCTCACGATCCGCAAGATCGTGAGGATGCTCGCCGGGCACGATCGCAACCATGCGGGACAGCTGCGCCGGATCCTCGGCTGA
- the tsaD gene encoding tRNA (adenosine(37)-N6)-threonylcarbamoyltransferase complex transferase subunit TsaD, producing MKVLGIETSCDETSAAVLDGDGRILSNVVSSQMAMHARYGGVVPEIASRHHLENLPTVLEESLASASIALDDVDLLAVTAGPGLIGALLVGLSAAKAIAFARELPLVAVSHLEGHLYSPYLSVRGEPAREIAHPFHGLVVSGGHSELVRVEEDAIVPIARAGDDAPGEVFDKVARRAGLGYPGGPIVDRIAARANARRFPFKVGRFNDGSLDFTFSGLKSQLVREFEARGLEGDRSEQEVTGELADLLAGFQRSIVDQLVDRLEAVRRREEIERVALSGGVAANSEIRATIARWGEERGIEVFLPDRALTGDNAAMIAFAGLRRFRREGPKDFAAVNARSRWPLGA from the coding sequence ATGAAGGTGCTCGGGATCGAGACTTCCTGCGACGAGACGTCGGCGGCCGTTCTCGACGGCGACGGCCGGATCCTCTCGAACGTCGTCTCTTCGCAGATGGCGATGCACGCCCGATACGGGGGCGTCGTCCCCGAAATCGCGTCGCGGCATCACCTCGAGAACCTCCCGACCGTCCTCGAGGAGAGCCTCGCGTCGGCGTCGATCGCGCTCGACGACGTCGACCTGCTGGCGGTCACGGCGGGGCCGGGGCTGATCGGCGCGCTCCTCGTCGGGCTTTCCGCGGCGAAGGCGATCGCGTTCGCGCGGGAGCTCCCGCTCGTCGCCGTCTCCCATCTCGAAGGCCATCTCTATTCCCCCTATCTCTCCGTCCGGGGCGAACCGGCCCGGGAGATCGCCCATCCCTTTCACGGGCTCGTCGTCTCGGGAGGGCATTCGGAGCTCGTGCGCGTCGAGGAGGACGCGATCGTTCCGATCGCCCGCGCGGGCGACGACGCTCCGGGGGAGGTGTTCGACAAGGTGGCCCGGCGCGCGGGCCTCGGATACCCGGGAGGGCCGATCGTCGACCGGATCGCGGCGCGCGCGAACGCCCGCCGCTTTCCCTTCAAGGTCGGCCGGTTCAACGACGGCTCGCTCGATTTCACGTTCTCCGGACTCAAATCGCAGCTCGTCCGCGAATTCGAAGCCCGCGGGCTCGAAGGCGATCGGAGCGAGCAAGAGGTGACGGGCGAGCTCGCCGACCTTCTCGCCGGCTTCCAGCGCTCGATCGTCGATCAGCTCGTCGACCGGCTCGAGGCCGTCCGCCGCCGCGAAGAGATCGAGCGGGTGGCGCTCTCCGGGGGCGTCGCCGCCAACTCGGAGATCCGCGCGACGATCGCGCGGTGGGGGGAAGAGCGGGGGATCGAGGTCTTCCTTCCGGACCGGGCGCTCACCGGCGACAATGCCGCCATGATCGCGTTCGCCGGGCTGCGGCGATTCCGCCGGGAGGGGCCGAAGGACTTCGCCGCCGTGAACGCCCGGTCGCGCTGGCCGCTCGGAGCGTAG